In Haloarcula sp. H-GB4, a single genomic region encodes these proteins:
- a CDS encoding amino acid ABC transporter ATP-binding protein — MTQPLLSIDDLHKSYGSEEVLEGVGLEMDQGDVTVLIGPSGSGKSTLLRCVNRLTEINSGRIALDGEDVTGVDTDVNELRKQVGMVFQDFNLFAHLTALENVTLGPKKVLGMDAADAKAAGRNHLEQVGLLEQADSYPAELSGGQKQRVGIARALAMDPELLLFDEPTSALDPELVGEVVEVMRDLAAEGITMLVVSHEMDFARSAASDIVFLDDGEIVEHGPPEQLFQNPTADRTEQFLSRLHAHEETA; from the coding sequence ATGACACAGCCACTACTCTCAATCGACGATCTGCACAAGTCCTACGGGAGCGAGGAGGTACTGGAAGGCGTTGGCCTCGAGATGGATCAAGGCGACGTGACGGTCCTCATCGGCCCCAGCGGCTCGGGCAAGTCCACGCTGCTCCGGTGCGTGAACCGGCTAACCGAGATCAACAGCGGCCGGATTGCGCTCGATGGGGAAGACGTGACTGGGGTCGACACCGACGTCAACGAACTGCGAAAGCAGGTCGGCATGGTGTTTCAGGATTTCAACCTCTTTGCGCATCTGACCGCGCTCGAAAACGTCACGCTCGGCCCAAAGAAAGTACTCGGGATGGACGCTGCCGACGCCAAGGCAGCCGGACGGAACCACCTCGAACAGGTCGGATTGCTGGAGCAGGCGGACTCCTACCCCGCGGAACTCTCCGGCGGACAGAAACAGCGTGTCGGCATCGCCCGCGCACTCGCGATGGACCCGGAACTGTTGCTGTTTGACGAGCCGACCAGCGCGCTCGACCCCGAACTTGTCGGCGAAGTCGTCGAAGTGATGCGTGACCTCGCTGCCGAGGGCATTACGATGCTCGTGGTCAGTCACGAGATGGACTTCGCCCGGTCGGCCGCATCTGACATCGTGTTCCTCGATGACGGCGAGATTGTCGAGCATGGCCCACCGGAGCAACTGTTCCAGAACCCCACAGCGGATCGAACCGAACAGTTCTTGAGCAGATTGCACGCGCACGAGGAAACGGCATGA
- a CDS encoding helix-turn-helix domain-containing protein: MSHADSAGARLTLDLWHPNCWAIEATDRTDGGILAHTVQQSVQSPTASVNGVFTAYGATKSAVEDCLDAVRASSHAGEIQELQARIGHKRDAPGTVVRQFLLEYDPGELVCPTLLEHGFVHSAPVRIEDGRERWQVSFTGERPEIQPALDAVEADADADVSVESIVTPDSDTERSVGGLRTDSLTPAQRRAFEAARDAGYYQWPRGISVRELADQMDISKTTLLEHLRTAESKLLDPE, from the coding sequence ATGAGTCACGCTGATAGCGCCGGAGCACGGCTAACACTCGACCTGTGGCACCCGAACTGCTGGGCTATCGAAGCGACCGACCGCACCGATGGCGGTATCCTGGCACACACAGTGCAACAGAGCGTCCAGTCGCCGACAGCATCGGTCAACGGCGTGTTTACGGCGTACGGAGCCACGAAGTCGGCTGTCGAGGACTGTCTTGACGCAGTCCGTGCGTCGTCTCACGCCGGGGAGATACAGGAACTTCAGGCACGTATCGGCCACAAACGCGATGCGCCGGGCACCGTCGTCAGACAGTTCCTGCTGGAGTACGACCCGGGCGAACTGGTCTGTCCGACGTTGCTCGAACATGGGTTCGTCCACAGCGCCCCCGTTCGCATCGAAGACGGTCGCGAACGGTGGCAGGTGAGTTTCACCGGCGAACGCCCCGAGATTCAGCCCGCACTCGATGCTGTCGAAGCTGACGCCGACGCTGACGTGTCGGTCGAATCCATTGTCACCCCGGACAGCGATACTGAGCGGTCGGTGGGGGGGCTGCGTACTGACTCGCTGACGCCGGCTCAGCGACGGGCCTTCGAAGCGGCCCGCGACGCGGGCTACTACCAGTGGCCGCGCGGGATTTCAGTCCGCGAACTCGCCGACCAGATGGACATCTCGAAGACGACACTCCTCGAACATCTCCGAACTGCCGAGTCGAAACTTCTGGACCCTGAGTAG
- a CDS encoding amino acid ABC transporter permease, translated as MEAILQVADWLFVVDNLGLLLGGTAVTVALTVASILLGFAIGFPAGAIEVYGSDRARRLVEQVGVVLRGTPLLVIIMILYFGLSVSSSAFVTATIALGLRSAAYQSQIFRGALQSVDDGQLEAARAVAMSRFEAIRHVVVPQALRRSVPGFQNEFTIVLKDTSIAIIIGIGELLTTGQNLYEGGQSTAALEIFLAVSLVYFVLTFATNRSLDRLSDYYAVPEGTT; from the coding sequence ATGGAAGCAATACTTCAGGTCGCCGACTGGCTGTTCGTCGTCGACAACCTTGGACTGTTGCTCGGTGGGACAGCTGTTACCGTCGCGCTCACCGTAGCCAGCATTCTCCTGGGATTTGCAATCGGGTTCCCGGCCGGTGCGATAGAGGTGTACGGCTCGGACAGAGCCCGTCGGCTGGTCGAACAGGTCGGGGTTGTCCTTCGTGGCACTCCGCTGCTAGTCATCATTATGATCCTGTACTTCGGCCTGTCCGTCTCCAGTAGCGCGTTCGTCACGGCGACCATCGCGCTTGGGCTCCGGAGCGCCGCCTACCAGTCCCAGATCTTCCGCGGTGCGCTCCAGAGCGTCGACGATGGGCAACTCGAAGCGGCACGCGCCGTCGCGATGTCCCGGTTCGAAGCGATCCGGCACGTTGTCGTCCCGCAGGCGCTCCGCCGGAGTGTTCCGGGCTTCCAGAACGAGTTTACTATCGTCCTCAAGGACACGAGCATCGCCATCATCATCGGTATCGGTGAACTGCTGACGACAGGACAGAACCTCTACGAAGGCGGCCAGTCGACGGCGGCACTCGAGATATTCCTCGCCGTCAGCCTTGTCTACTTCGTGCTGACGTTCGCGACGAACCGGTCACTCGACAGACTCAGCGACTACTACGCGGTACCGGAGGGAACGACATGA
- a CDS encoding amino acid ABC transporter permease, with amino-acid sequence MSTAESTTSPLRDRVETVFSVRPLTVGLALFWIWVLARWTTDFVLAGVFGLDRGAPFVPAAPFLTTADTVASLATPLGAAGAPLVWLADTLRFTADATAYLPALAHGIWTTVLLTVFSVCLGFMLALPLSVVRVYGGRWARWFALSYTELIRGTPLLAQLFVLYFATSLTQVLRGVPGVGVGFIPAQAFWVAVISFTLNSAAYQSEYLRASLESVDGGQLTAARAIGLSKLEGIRYVVVPQGLRLALPSWTNELVYLIKYSSLASFITVQELYGRTSTLANETYQYTELFVLVAILYLALVVSASALMDRVESHTATAGVGHTRQWPLS; translated from the coding sequence ATGAGCACAGCCGAATCTACAACGTCACCGCTTCGGGACCGCGTCGAGACAGTCTTCAGCGTCCGTCCACTCACAGTCGGCTTGGCACTGTTCTGGATCTGGGTTCTCGCCCGCTGGACCACTGATTTCGTTCTCGCAGGGGTATTCGGACTCGACCGTGGCGCACCGTTTGTCCCGGCAGCCCCGTTTCTGACAACAGCGGATACCGTTGCCTCGCTTGCCACGCCACTCGGTGCCGCCGGAGCGCCGCTGGTATGGCTCGCTGACACGCTCCGGTTCACCGCCGATGCGACGGCGTACCTGCCGGCGCTGGCGCACGGCATCTGGACGACGGTCCTACTGACAGTCTTCAGTGTCTGCCTCGGGTTCATGCTGGCGCTCCCGCTCAGCGTCGTCCGCGTGTACGGCGGGCGATGGGCCCGGTGGTTCGCTCTGTCGTACACGGAACTCATTCGCGGGACGCCGCTGCTCGCCCAGTTGTTCGTCCTCTACTTTGCGACCTCACTAACGCAGGTTCTCAGAGGCGTCCCGGGAGTCGGTGTCGGATTCATTCCAGCACAGGCGTTCTGGGTCGCCGTCATCAGCTTCACGCTGAACAGCGCCGCCTACCAGTCCGAATACCTGCGTGCGTCGCTGGAGTCCGTCGATGGCGGGCAGTTGACTGCCGCACGCGCGATCGGGCTCTCGAAGCTAGAAGGGATACGGTACGTCGTCGTTCCACAGGGTCTGCGACTCGCGCTTCCCAGCTGGACGAATGAACTCGTGTATCTCATCAAGTACTCCTCACTGGCGAGTTTCATCACCGTCCAGGAACTGTACGGGAGAACGAGCACCCTCGCTAACGAGACGTACCAGTATACAGAACTCTTCGTGCTGGTGGCGATACTGTATCTGGCCCTAGTCGTCTCGGCATCAGCACTGATGGACCGCGTCGAATCGCACACTGCAACCGCCGGTGTCGGACACACAAGACAATGGCCACTCTCTTAG
- a CDS encoding basic amino acid ABC transporter substrate-binding protein codes for MPREARVDRRRYLQAIGGTVATLSVAGCQSGSGDSQTLTAGTAPGFPPFEMKQDGELVGFDVELLEAVVAASEYELSGWEELEFKSLIPALNNGNVDVVAAGMTINDERDEAIDFSDPYYSSNQAIIVRESGSFSPSSLDDLSGATVGAQKGTTGESVIKDQLIEAGTIQESSYNAYGNYVLAVEDLLNENVDVIIIDVPVANSFVADRSIESAFVHETGEQFGFGIQSGNNELAGALNSGLTTVEDDGTYRDLTEKWFGQK; via the coding sequence ATGCCACGAGAGGCACGCGTAGACAGACGGAGGTATCTGCAGGCAATTGGTGGCACTGTCGCGACCCTGTCGGTCGCTGGCTGTCAATCGGGCAGCGGGGACTCACAGACGCTTACCGCGGGCACAGCGCCGGGCTTTCCGCCGTTTGAGATGAAACAGGACGGCGAACTCGTCGGCTTCGACGTCGAGTTGCTGGAAGCCGTTGTCGCGGCGTCGGAGTACGAACTGAGCGGCTGGGAAGAACTTGAGTTCAAATCACTTATCCCGGCGCTGAACAACGGGAATGTCGACGTCGTCGCAGCGGGCATGACGATCAACGACGAACGCGACGAAGCGATCGACTTCTCCGACCCGTACTACAGTTCGAATCAGGCCATCATCGTCCGAGAAAGCGGGTCGTTCTCACCGTCGTCGCTGGATGACCTCTCCGGGGCGACAGTCGGGGCACAGAAGGGGACAACCGGCGAATCCGTTATCAAGGACCAGCTCATCGAAGCGGGGACGATTCAAGAGTCTAGCTACAACGCGTACGGTAACTACGTGCTCGCTGTTGAGGATCTGCTGAACGAAAACGTCGACGTCATCATCATCGACGTCCCTGTCGCGAACTCGTTCGTGGCAGACCGCTCCATCGAATCCGCGTTCGTCCACGAGACTGGCGAGCAGTTCGGTTTCGGAATTCAGTCCGGCAACAACGAACTCGCAGGTGCGCTCAACAGCGGGCTGACCACCGTTGAGGACGATGGGACGTACCGGGACCTGACCGAGAAGTGGTTCGGACAAAAGTGA